A genome region from Gossypium hirsutum isolate 1008001.06 chromosome A04, Gossypium_hirsutum_v2.1, whole genome shotgun sequence includes the following:
- the LOC107948340 gene encoding WRKY transcription factor 44, whose product MEVKEAERIVIAKPVASRPTCSSFKSFSELLAGAINASPPNACSENIVPAIRPKTVRFKPVVNRAPSAMISSQAEQSGIGISISSDKVSKSDVKPTVVYKPQAKLVSKTTVSLLANMGNFSASNQQRLQSKEVPVEYANWEKMRAQVRPNHHQNTPSQAETDQTSEPSKVGSQNMEEDPKVLPAVANSDRPSYDGYNWRKYGQKQVKGSEYPRSYYKCTHPNCPVKKKVERSLDGQIAEIVYKGEHNHPKPQPPKRNSSQGLGFTSDGTGQDANNSLWSNNHNERGEGSETRAENHSEVGLSVLPAYQVKALAPYEHVTTCGASENSVGLSGECEEASKEGADVESKSKRRKNENQSSEVGTLGECIQEPRVVVQSCTDSEIMGDGFRWRKYGQKVVKGNPYPRSYYRCTNVKCNVRKHVERASDDPRAFITTYEGKHNHEMPLRNTNHVTAASDPDSNSPAIKDK is encoded by the exons ATGGAGGTTAAAGAAGCAGAGAGGATAGTCATAGCTAAACCAGTAGCTTCAAGGCCTACTTGCTCCAGTTTTAAGTCTTTCTCGGAGCTCCTTGCTGGGGCTATCAATGCCTCACCCCCTAATGCTTGCTCCGAAAACATAGTGCCTGCGATAAGGCCAAAGACGGTGAGGTTCAAGCCAGTAGTCAATCGTGCTCCATCTGCTATGATTTCTTCTCAG GCAGAGCAGTCCGGAATAGGTATTTCTATCTCATCTGATAAGGTTTCAAAATCCGATGTCAAGCCTACCGTAGTGTACAAACCGCAGGCAAAGCTTGTATCAAAGACAACTGTTTCTCTGTTAGCAAACATG GGAAACTTCAGTGCTAGCAACCAACAAAGACTGCAATCAAAGGAGGTACCAGTTGAGTATGCAAACTGGGAGAAAATGAGAGCCCAAGTTAGACCAAATCATCATCAGAATACTCCATCACAGGCAGAAACAGATCAGACAAGTGAACCTTCGAAGGTGGGATCTCAAAATATGGAGGAGGACCCAAAAGTATTACCTGCGGTGGCAAATAGCGATCGACCTTCTTATGATGGGTATAATTGGAGGAAATATGGACAAAAGCAAGTGAAAGGGAGCGAATATCCGCGAAGCTACTATAAGTGTACGCATCCGAATTGTCCTGTAAAGAAGAAAGTCGAAAGATCACTTGATGGCCAAATAGCTGAAATCGTTTACAAGGGTGAACACAATCATCCAAAGCCTCAGCCTCCAAAACGAAACTCGTCCCAAGGATTAGGATTTACTAGTGATGGAACCGGTCAAGATGCCAACAACTCCTTGTGGAGTAATAATCATAATGAGAGGGGCGAAGGTTCTGAAACTAGAGCTGAAAATCATAGTGAAGTCGGGTTGTCTGTGCTTCCGGCTTATCAAGTCAAAGCTTTGGCACCTTACGAACATGTTACCACCTGTGGAGCTTCTGAAAATTCCGTTGGTCTTAGTGGGGAATGTGAGGAAGCGAGCAAGGAGGGAGCAGATGTTGAATCTAAAAGTAAAAGAAG GAAAAATGAGAATCAATCAAGTGAAGTGGGCACCTTAGGGGAATGCATACAAGAACCTCGTGTGGTAGTGCAAAGTTGTACTGATTCTGAGATTATGGGGGACGGATTTCGATGGAGAAAATATGGGCAGAAGGTGGTGAAGGGAAACCCATATCCCAG AAGTTACTACAGATGCACTAATGTAAAATGCAACGTGCGGAAGCATGTGGAAAGAGCATCAGACGATCCAAGAGCTTTCATTACAACATATGAAGGTAAACATAACCATGAGATGCCACTTAGAAACACAAATCATGTGACCGCCGCCTCGGATCCCGATTCCAACTCACCTGCAATCAAAGACAAGTGA